GGATGGAGCCAGAGCTCATCAACACCTAATAATATTAATCTATCAAGTGTATCACCATTGGTCTATTCTCATGCTGATGCTGTAGCTGCAAGAAACTATTTAATCAATAATAAAGGCTGGACAATATCCGGTGATGTTTACAATGGATTATGCAATCAGACACTTTCAACTTCTGAAACGGATATCAGCACTCAACCCGTCATCTATCCGAATCCGGTAAAAGATCATATTTATCTGAAAAACATCCCGAATCCGGTAAATTATATTATAACCGATATGAGTGGAAGAACTGTTGCCAAAGACAATCTGAAACATGAAGAAATTACTGTCAGATTTTTATCTCCGGGAAATTATATTCTGCAGATCTTGACAAAGAATAAGATTCATTCATTTCCATTCATTAAGAAATAACAATAAAAACTAATAACCATAAAACTGTAAACATGATTTTAAAAAAAGCTTCAACGCTCATTTTTCTTTTGCTGATATTCCTGGCAAATGCCCAAAATGAGTTCATTACGGTATGGAAACCCAGCCTTACCCCACCTTCCTATCCTTATGCAGGTATTCCTGTTAACTCAAATAATAATCAAATTTGGTTTCCCGGAAGAGGGACAAACTATCAAATCTATTGGGAAGAAATAGGCTATCCTTCGCATAATGCCACTTTAACGAATGTAACTTCTGCTTATCAGACCCTGATCAATTTCGGAGTTCCACACAACCCCAATCCATCAGATGCCACTTACCGGTTAAAAGTAAGTAACGGAAACGGAAATTTTCACCAGATAAGATTTGCCGACTGGGATATGTTTAATGATAACGGAATTGTAGGAGATGTTCATAAAATACAATTGATAGAACAATGGGGAGATATTCAGTGGTCATCTATGGAACAGGCATTCCAGGCATGTAAAATTTTAGATTTTACAGCAACAGATGTTCCTGATCTGAAAGAGGTAACTGATATGTCACACATGTTTTTAGGCTGTTATAGCTTAGTGGGAAACTCCACTATCAATGCCTGGAATACTTCCAATGTAACAACACTACTGGGAACATTTTCAGGATGTTTTGTATTCAATCAGCCGGTTGGAGACTGGAACACGTCCAATGTTACCATGATGGGTATAACATTCAGTGCGGCAAAGCTTTTCAATCAACCACTGGACAATTGGGATACTTCTAAAGTAACTGCTACTACCGCTATGTTTAGTGGGGCAACTCAATTTAATCAACCTATTGGAAACTGGGATATGTCTAGTAATCTTGATGCAGAATTTATGTTTTCGAATGCTATAAATTTCAATCAACCACTCGGAAACTGGAATACCTCACAAATCATAGAAATGAATCATATGTTTAATGGAGCAAAGGCTTTCAATCAGGATATATCTGATTGGGACACAAGCAGTGCCGCCATTATGAATGGTATGTTTTATAATGCTGAGAATTTTAACAGCAATATCTCCAATTGGGATACCAGAAAAGTAGAATGGATGCAGGATATGTTCAATGGTGCCAAGAAATTCAACCAGAATATAGGAAAATGGAATGTAGCTTTAGTAAAAAACATGAATAATATGTTCAGTAATGCGATTCTTTTTAATCAAAATTTAGGAAGCTGGAATTTGGGTTCTTTACTGTACGCCTCTAATATGTTTAAAAACTCAGCACTGAACTGCCAGAATTATGACAGCACACTGTATGGCTGGAGTCTGAATCCTTCAACGCCAAATAATATTAACCTATCCTCAGTTTCTCCTCTTACTTATTCTCATAATGCAGCAGTAACTGCAAGAAACTATCTGATTAACAGCAAAGGCTGGACAATCAGTGGAGATACGTATAACGGAGAATGTCAATCCTTCCTTGGAACTTCTGATATAAAGGTGAAAGGTGATCTCAGCATATATCCAAATCCCGCCACTCATATTATTTATGTAAAAAATTCCGGTGCAAAAGATTTCAAAATTATTGATCCAAGCGGAAGAATTGTTTTAAGCGGAAATTTGAGGGATGAGCAGATTAACATTCAGGCCTTAACTCCTGGAAATTATATTCTACAACTGATTCTGAAAGATAAAACAGTCTCTTCAAAATTTATTAAGAAATAAAACAAAAAGCCTCGCTGTACAGTGAGGCTTTTATTTTGAGTTTAAAGATCAACTATTTGTCAAAATGATTGGGATGCTGAGCTTTGATATCCTCTACTGTTCCCAATACTTTATCTTTTAAGGAATCCTGATATTTCTGAAGTTTTGCTGCTACTTCTTCATTACCGCTTCCTAAAATTTTTGCTGCTAAAATCCCTGCGTTCAAAGCACCGTTCAAAGCTACGGTAGCCACCGGAATCCCACCTGGCATCTGAAGAATAGATAAAACAGAATCCCATCCGTCTATTGAATTACTGGACAAGATTGGAACTCCAATTACAGGAAGTGTAGTACAGCTTGCCACCATTCCAGGAAGATGCGCTGCTCCTCCAGCTCCAGCTACAATTACCTTCAGGCCTCTTTCATGAGCCGTTTTTGCATAATCGAACATTCTTTCCGGTGTTCTGTGTGCTGAAACTACAGTGAGTTCATAAGGGATATCAAGGCTTTTAAGAAAATTTGCAGCCTGTTCCATGATCGGCAGATCACTCTGACTGCCCATAATAATTCCTACCATCTTCAATTTTATTAGATGTTCAAAGATAAAAAATAAAAATGTAAAGCTGGAAGTTAGAGGAAATAAGCTGGAAGTTCTTTTATCACAATCAAATATTTAAATCAAAGTCTGCCCCATTATTTCCTTTCTCATCTGTATCACCAAAAATTGAAACAACTGTATCCATTCTTTTTACTATAAAACTTCTACATTTGTTTGTTACACTACTTATTGCGTTGAAAGATTATAAACTCATTTTTGCTGTTATTACCGTTGCCATTGTCTGGGGAACTACATTTTTAGCCATCCGCGTTGCTGTGGAAACAATCCCTGCATGGTTTGTAGCTGGAATCCGGCAGTTTCTGGCTTCTATTATTATGCTTGTTGTTCTGCTTTCCAGAAAGGAATTCAGGTGGATCGGCTGGAAGAGTTTGGGATACCAGATTATTTTCGCGTCTCTGATGCTGGTGGTGGCTAATGGTATGACTACAGTAGCTGAAGAAACTGTTTCAAGCAGCCTTGCTTCGCTGATCAGTGCCTGTTCACCCATTCTTGTATTTCTGGGGAGTGTAGCTGTAGGATTACAGAAATTTAGTTTGCGGGCACTTAGCGGTGTTCTGTTATGTTTCAGTGGAATTCTTTTTATTTTCTGGGATGGACTTAGAGATCTTGCCAACCCAGACTACAGAATGGGTATGGTCTTCCTATTCTGCGCTATCGCCGGCTGGGCTTCCGGAACTATTTTCACCAAGAAACTAAATATCCAGAGCGGAAATATAACATTGAACCTGTTTTATCAGTTTCTGTTCGCGGGAGTTGTCCAAATCATTCTTGCCTTTCTCTTCTCCGAAAATTATAACTTTGGAAACTGGACTATCAAAAGTATTTCAGCTATGCTATACCTTTCTGTTTTTGGTTCTGTAGCAGCATTTTTTGCGTTCCATTATGCACTGACAAAAATTTCACCGGTACAGGTTTCTATCCTTGCTTATATCAACACCATTATCGCTATATTTCTAGGCTGGCTGATTATGGATGAGAAAGTTACATTTAAATTTATCCTCGCCGCTGTAATGATCATCTGTGGTGTTTTTATTATCAATTACAAACCGGAAATGTTTAAAAGACAGAAAGTGGAATAATAAAACATATTTTAAGGTACAAAAGCTTATAAATGCTTATTTTTTTAAGTCATATGTAAATTTTTGGAAGTCGTTTTGAAAAGACAACCGGCTACTCAAAAAAAGAGAGAGATTTTTTATTCCATTCAGTTTTAATGCTAAAATAATATCGGTAATCTTATTCAGGTTAGGCTGCTGTATTTTAACTTATTAAATACAATTACAATCAGATCCGTTTCAGATGGGGTTTCATATTCCCTTCATTTTTCCTATATTGTATACTCCAATCCGTACAATATGCTGAAAAACACATTTTTTTTATTTCTGACCGTTTCTTTTCTATTGGTAAGCTGTGACTACAAAGAAAAGGAAAAGAGTCTGACAGACAGAGAGAAACAATTATTAGAGAAAGAAAAAATATTCGCTAAGAAAGAATCTGAATATCAGTCGCTTCTGAAAATGAGAGACAGTATTTTCGCCAAAAAAGATTCTGTGGTGATTGCTGCTGCTTGGCCCACGGAAATCTCTGGCCCATGGAATGGAAAAGTAATCTGTACAGAATCCAACTGCAGTGAATATGCTGTGGGTGACCAGCGTACTGATATCTGGGAATTCGATAATGATTCTACCCAGCCTATTACCAAAATTATCAATAACAATAATCTGGTAAGGCTGTATACAGGCAAATTTGAAAATAATGAGATCAGATTGTCTTTCAAAACAGATTCTACAGCCAAAAAGAATGTAGAAATGAGCGTTCTTCTTAATGATATTTCAGACAACAAGATCAAAGGAACAAGAACCATTACATCGGATGGCTGTACCGCCAAGTTCTCTGTTGAATTAGTACGTTCCACAAAATAAACACTTATGATTTTACTGAGTATACACAACCTGAGTCTTCCTATAGAAGATCCGGTACTGAAGTTCCTGTTGGTACTGGTTATCATCCTGGCAGCACCATTGCTATTAAATAAAATTAAAGTTCCGCACCTGCTGGGACTTATCATCGCCGGAGCCGTTATTGGTCCGAACGGATTCAATGTATTATCAAGGGATAGCAGCATTGTTGTGACGGGAACTACCGGATTGCTTTACATCATGTTTCTGGCAGGTCTTGAGATTGATATGGGGGATTTTAAAAAGAACAAATGGAAAAGTCTCACCTTTGGTATCTATACCTTTACAGTTCCTTTTATATTGGGATATCTGGGAGGGTATTACATTTTACACTTTTCAATGCTGACTTCCATTCTGTTTGCCAGTCTTTTTTCGTCCCATACCCTTATTGCTTATCCATTAGTGAGCAAGTTGGGAATTGCAAAAAACAAAGCTGTTAATATCACCGTTGGAGGTACAATGATTACAGATATTCTTGCCTTATTGGTACTTGCTGTAATTGTGGGAATGTCTCAGGGGGATGTAGGAACAGAGTTTTGGGTCAAATTATCCGTCTCTTTTGTAGTGTTTGCACTGATTGTACTTATTGTCTTCCCTATTATAGGACGTTGGTTTTTCAAAAGAGTGGATGATAAAATCTCACAATATATTTTTGTACTGGTCATGATTTATCTGGCCGCCATGCTTGCTGAACTGGCCGGCGTGGAAGCTATTATTGGAGCATTCTTTGCTGGATTGGCCTTAAACAGACTTATTCCTCACACTTCTTCTTTGATGAACAGGGTTGAATTTGTGGGAAATGCCATCTTTATTCCTTTCTTCCTGATCAGCGTAGGAATGCTGATTGATTTTAAAGTTTTCTTTAAAAGCTGGGAAACGCTGGAAGTAGCCGGAATTATGCTGGTAGCTTCTATTGGCGGGAAATATCTTTCTGCTGTAGCAACTCAAAAAACATTCAGGCTGACTAAAGAGGAAGGAAAGCTTATCTTTGGATTAAGTTCTGCCTCTGCAGCTGCAACACTGGCATCCGTAATGGTAGGATACAACATCATCCTTTCTGAAACCGAAACCGGAGAACCTGTAAGATTGCTTAATGAACACGTATTGAATGGAAGTATTCTGCTGATCCTGATTTCATGTACCATCTCTTCTTTTATTTCTATGGCGAGTGCTCAGAAAATTGCTGAGAGTGATAATGAAGATACTGTTTCGGGAAATACCCATGAGGAAGAAAGTATTCTTTTAGCAATCAACCATGAAGCAACGGTCGAGAGAATGGTAAATCTCGGAATCCTCATCAAAGCGCATTCCAATACAGAAGATCTGTTTGCCCTGAATGTCATCAATGAAGATAAAAATGAATCTTCAGTAAAGAATGCTGAAAAGCTTCTTCACCAGGCAGCAGATGCAGCTGCAGCCGCAGATGTGAAACTGCAAGCCTTAAAAAGATATGACAATGATGTCATCAATGGGGTAAATAATGTGATTAAAGAACAGAAAATCACAGACCTCATCATCGGATTGGAGGACGAAAAAGGATTCTCTCCATCTTTCGTTTACAATCTTTACAACGGTTATCTTCAGAATGATGATGTGAATGTACTGGTATATCATGCTGCACAACCGCTTTCTACCATTAAAAAATATGCCGTGATGATTCCTGAAAATGCTCATCTGGAAGCTGGATTCTTCCATGCATTGCTGAGAGTCTGGAATATTGCCAGAAATTCCGGTGCTACAGTTGTTTTTTATGCTCCTGAAAACATTCTGGATATCCTACAAAAGATCATTAAAAAAGCCAATATAGAAGCTGAATTTATTATCATGAACACATGGCAGGATGGTGAAAGAACTGCTGCTCAGCTGAAAGATGATGAAGCATTGATTATTCTAATGGCAAGACGTGGTATGAAATCTTATATTCCAAGAATGAGACTGATCCCGGAACTTCTGAACAGAAACCTGAATGATAACAATTATCTTCTTATCTTCCCTTTCTCAGAATATGATAAAAACAGTCCGGAAATACGTTCTGTAGGAAATCATGGAGATTTTGTGGAGATTGGAAATGTGATTCAGAAGATTTTTAAATAAGAGATTGGAAGCTGGAAGAGGGATGATGGAGGTTGCTGATAGCCGAGTAATAAGCTTTCTCTTTCAGTTTCTTTATTCACAATAAAAATTATTTATTGCCTTTAAGCCTTATATAGTACGGTTTTAAATTCTGAAAGAGCCTATATCTGCTTCCCTTTTAAAATTGTAAATGAAGAATATAAAGGAAAAATGGTTATGATTCTTTTAGAATCCGTCAATTTCGTATTTTGGCTCAAAAAATAACCTATGAAACAAACTATTGGATTTCTCTTCTTTTTTATGTCCATCATTATTTCTGCACAAAGCCTTACTCTTTCGGATAAAGAACTGAAAAAGAAGCTGGATTCTATCAAAACTGAAGGAAACTTATTATATTCTTACGAAAATGCATCATGGCATGCAGGAGATCTTGTAGGCAGCAATAAAAGGCTTGCTGAAAATACCGGGAGCTATATAACACACCAAAAGAACGACACTATAAAAACATCTTTTCTTAATAAAGCAGGTAATCTGATCATCGCAGAACTCTCTTTCAAAAATAACCAAACGAAACCTGTAAAAGAAAATTTTAAGGAAAGACTACTTAATAAAACTGAAAATACTTTAAAAAAGATCCGTTCTACTATTATTACGCAGCTGTCTGACCAAAAATACGAGGTAACAGTACCACAGGGATATAGTCTTAATATGATTATTATTCCGTTTAATGAAAACTATAAGGTGTATTTAATACCAGGTACCGCACAGTCCGGAGTAATTCCGTTTGGTAATGACTATCTTTTTGTTTCTGATAAAAAAGGGAATATCATTTCCCATAAAAAGTTTCACTCAAGGCTTATTCCAGCCTTTACATCATTGGAAAACGGAGGAACAGTGACTATGTCCACCCATAGTCATTTAGTTACCAATCCTTTTATTTCAGCAACAGATATCTGTACTTTTAAACTCTATGCTCCACTTACAAAACTCGAAGAATTTTCTGTTTTGTCGACAGCTTTAAAAAGCTATATCAAATACAATTATAAAAAAGACAGTATCGAGGTGGTTAAAAATCCTTAATCATAAAAACAATTACATCATCAATAATATCGGGCTGAGCCATTTGAATTTATTATTACTTTTAAATAGGCTCCCTTCGTGAACTGACGTTCGTAACCTGTCAGGTTATGCTCAGGATAATACTCGTTCTTATAAATAATTCCAGGCCAAAATGAAAGGGAGCTGTTTTAAATATAAACAGCTCCCTTTTTTTATTTTAAACCGATATTACTTAGAAATTACTCTTACCATTCCTTTCACCATGACAAGCTTTTCCATCAGCTCTTCTCTGGAATCTGCAAGGACGTTGATGTGTCCCATTTTTCTTCCAGGCTTCGTCTCTGTTTTGCCATATAAATGGATGTAGGTTTCAGGTAATTTGAGAACATCTTCCATTCCCTCGTATACTACTTTTCCCGCATATCCTTCTGCTCCAACAAGATTCAGCATTCCGCTGTAAGTGATGGCATCGGTATCTGCTAAAGGTAAGTTTTTAACCACACGGTACATTTGCTCAAATTGCGAGTTGGTATTTCCTTCCTGGCTCTGATGTCCTGAATTGTGCAGTCTTGGAGCCGTTTCATTCACCCATATTTTTCCTTCTTTATCAAGGAATAATTCGATGGCAAATAACCCCGGAGAGTTCACCGCATTTAGGAATTTCTCTGTAATAGAATCAATTTGATTCTGAACATCTTCTGTCAGAAGAACCGGACATACATTGAAATCTAAAAGGTTTAGCTTTGGATCGGCAACCATTTCCGTTACCGGGAAAATATTGGTTTCTCCTTTTTCATTTCTTGCCACAATTACGGAAAGTTCTTTTTCAATATCTACCAGACTTTCAA
The window above is part of the Chryseobacterium sp. MA9 genome. Proteins encoded here:
- a CDS encoding BspA family leucine-rich repeat surface protein; translation: MILKKASTLIFLLLIFLANAQNEFITVWKPSLTPPSYPYAGIPVNSNNNQIWFPGRGTNYQIYWEEIGYPSHNATLTNVTSAYQTLINFGVPHNPNPSDATYRLKVSNGNGNFHQIRFADWDMFNDNGIVGDVHKIQLIEQWGDIQWSSMEQAFQACKILDFTATDVPDLKEVTDMSHMFLGCYSLVGNSTINAWNTSNVTTLLGTFSGCFVFNQPVGDWNTSNVTMMGITFSAAKLFNQPLDNWDTSKVTATTAMFSGATQFNQPIGNWDMSSNLDAEFMFSNAINFNQPLGNWNTSQIIEMNHMFNGAKAFNQDISDWDTSSAAIMNGMFYNAENFNSNISNWDTRKVEWMQDMFNGAKKFNQNIGKWNVALVKNMNNMFSNAILFNQNLGSWNLGSLLYASNMFKNSALNCQNYDSTLYGWSLNPSTPNNINLSSVSPLTYSHNAAVTARNYLINSKGWTISGDTYNGECQSFLGTSDIKVKGDLSIYPNPATHIIYVKNSGAKDFKIIDPSGRIVLSGNLRDEQINIQALTPGNYILQLILKDKTVSSKFIKK
- the purE gene encoding 5-(carboxyamino)imidazole ribonucleotide mutase: MVGIIMGSQSDLPIMEQAANFLKSLDIPYELTVVSAHRTPERMFDYAKTAHERGLKVIVAGAGGAAHLPGMVASCTTLPVIGVPILSSNSIDGWDSVLSILQMPGGIPVATVALNGALNAGILAAKILGSGNEEVAAKLQKYQDSLKDKVLGTVEDIKAQHPNHFDK
- a CDS encoding DMT family transporter, translating into MKDYKLIFAVITVAIVWGTTFLAIRVAVETIPAWFVAGIRQFLASIIMLVVLLSRKEFRWIGWKSLGYQIIFASLMLVVANGMTTVAEETVSSSLASLISACSPILVFLGSVAVGLQKFSLRALSGVLLCFSGILFIFWDGLRDLANPDYRMGMVFLFCAIAGWASGTIFTKKLNIQSGNITLNLFYQFLFAGVVQIILAFLFSENYNFGNWTIKSISAMLYLSVFGSVAAFFAFHYALTKISPVQVSILAYINTIIAIFLGWLIMDEKVTFKFILAAVMIICGVFIINYKPEMFKRQKVE
- a CDS encoding cation:proton antiporter: MILLSIHNLSLPIEDPVLKFLLVLVIILAAPLLLNKIKVPHLLGLIIAGAVIGPNGFNVLSRDSSIVVTGTTGLLYIMFLAGLEIDMGDFKKNKWKSLTFGIYTFTVPFILGYLGGYYILHFSMLTSILFASLFSSHTLIAYPLVSKLGIAKNKAVNITVGGTMITDILALLVLAVIVGMSQGDVGTEFWVKLSVSFVVFALIVLIVFPIIGRWFFKRVDDKISQYIFVLVMIYLAAMLAELAGVEAIIGAFFAGLALNRLIPHTSSLMNRVEFVGNAIFIPFFLISVGMLIDFKVFFKSWETLEVAGIMLVASIGGKYLSAVATQKTFRLTKEEGKLIFGLSSASAAATLASVMVGYNIILSETETGEPVRLLNEHVLNGSILLILISCTISSFISMASAQKIAESDNEDTVSGNTHEEESILLAINHEATVERMVNLGILIKAHSNTEDLFALNVINEDKNESSVKNAEKLLHQAADAAAAADVKLQALKRYDNDVINGVNNVIKEQKITDLIIGLEDEKGFSPSFVYNLYNGYLQNDDVNVLVYHAAQPLSTIKKYAVMIPENAHLEAGFFHALLRVWNIARNSGATVVFYAPENILDILQKIIKKANIEAEFIIMNTWQDGERTAAQLKDDEALIILMARRGMKSYIPRMRLIPELLNRNLNDNNYLLIFPFSEYDKNSPEIRSVGNHGDFVEIGNVIQKIFK
- a CDS encoding 5-(carboxyamino)imidazole ribonucleotide synthase, translated to MKIGILGGGQLGRMLIQSALKYDDEFYTLDPASDAPCHNISYFTQGNFNDYDTVLNFGKDKDVVTIEIEHVNADALAELEKQGIRVVPNANIIKTIQQKILQKEFYKTHDIPSPEFQVVWNSDEKIIIPLPFVQKMNTGGYDGKGVQVIKTEEDYQHLWTEASVIESLVDIEKELSVIVARNEKGETNIFPVTEMVADPKLNLLDFNVCPVLLTEDVQNQIDSITEKFLNAVNSPGLFAIELFLDKEGKIWVNETAPRLHNSGHQSQEGNTNSQFEQMYRVVKNLPLADTDAITYSGMLNLVGAEGYAGKVVYEGMEDVLKLPETYIHLYGKTETKPGRKMGHINVLADSREELMEKLVMVKGMVRVISK